The proteins below are encoded in one region of Pedococcus aerophilus:
- a CDS encoding Flp family type IVb pilin: MLKFVAKLQTRFATREEGATAVEYGLMVALIAIVIIVAVTALGGSIRGLFNSAATSI; this comes from the coding sequence ATGCTCAAGTTCGTCGCCAAGCTCCAGACCCGCTTCGCCACCCGCGAGGAGGGCGCCACCGCGGTGGAGTACGGCCTCATGGTCGCCCTCATCGCCATCGTCATCATCGTCGCCGTCACCGCCCTCGGTGGCAGCATCCGCGGCCTGTTCAACAGCGCGGCCACCAGCATCTGA
- a CDS encoding glycosyltransferase family 39 protein: MRPTLPGAPTGPAGGPGAPALDRAPGTASRLLRVGRELAAPLGIYVATRAIAAVFILVTAPGRTVVIEELNGYHSAVQTTLPADYGTIVTSWDGQWYWDIVLNGYPDRVVDAAGHPVQSALAFFPLYPTLVEAVMALTGLGFEVAAPLTSLLLGAAAVAVVFRLVEQSLDRRRALAAVAMLCCFISAPVLQIAYTESLALLLVATGLLLLRRRRYWLAAAAILLLGLTRNIALTFLPVVLVHWLVREHHHRAGSENRPPRAALGVLAVVPLVATALWPTIAGVLSGRADAYLTTIQAWPGFTGSALRPPWAAAMTGGGPTSWIAAAALLGLLLALMSTQAVRAWGPELWAWTAAVIGFVLLTTSATTSLARYLLLAFPLGLVLMPDTDGRGLRRVQNLVVALACIVGLVLQFIWVDSILVFAGPDGGLGFP, encoded by the coding sequence GTGAGGCCGACTCTCCCAGGAGCACCCACCGGACCTGCCGGCGGACCTGGCGCCCCTGCACTGGACCGGGCACCGGGCACCGCGAGTCGGCTGCTCCGCGTCGGCCGCGAGCTGGCCGCACCACTGGGCATCTACGTCGCCACCCGTGCCATCGCCGCGGTGTTCATCCTGGTCACGGCACCCGGTCGCACGGTCGTCATCGAGGAGCTGAACGGATACCACTCAGCCGTGCAGACGACCCTTCCCGCCGACTACGGCACGATCGTGACGTCGTGGGACGGGCAGTGGTACTGGGACATCGTCCTCAACGGGTACCCCGACCGCGTCGTCGACGCAGCGGGTCACCCCGTCCAGAGCGCCCTGGCGTTCTTCCCGCTCTATCCGACGCTCGTCGAAGCCGTCATGGCCCTCACGGGCCTCGGCTTCGAGGTCGCGGCCCCTCTCACCAGTCTCCTGCTCGGAGCAGCAGCGGTGGCGGTGGTCTTCCGCCTCGTGGAGCAGAGCCTCGACCGCAGACGCGCTTTGGCCGCCGTGGCGATGCTCTGCTGCTTCATCTCCGCACCGGTGCTGCAGATCGCGTACACGGAGAGCCTTGCCCTGCTGCTGGTCGCCACCGGGCTGCTGCTCCTGCGCCGCCGCCGCTACTGGTTGGCCGCCGCGGCCATCCTGCTCCTCGGCCTGACCCGGAACATCGCCCTGACCTTTCTGCCCGTGGTGCTCGTGCACTGGCTGGTCCGCGAGCACCACCACCGTGCCGGGTCCGAGAACAGGCCGCCACGTGCGGCGCTCGGCGTGCTGGCCGTCGTCCCCCTGGTGGCGACAGCCCTGTGGCCGACGATCGCGGGGGTGCTCAGCGGCCGGGCGGATGCCTACCTGACGACGATCCAGGCGTGGCCCGGTTTCACGGGCTCGGCCCTGCGCCCACCCTGGGCCGCGGCCATGACCGGTGGCGGGCCGACCTCGTGGATCGCGGCCGCGGCCCTCCTCGGGCTCCTGCTGGCCCTCATGTCGACCCAGGCCGTGCGCGCCTGGGGGCCAGAGCTCTGGGCGTGGACCGCTGCGGTCATCGGGTTCGTCCTCCTCACCACGAGCGCGACCACCAGCCTGGCCCGCTACCTACTGCTCGCCTTCCCACTGGGACTGGTCCTGATGCCGGACACGGACGGTCGCGGGCTGCGCCGGGTCCAGAACCTCGTCGTGGCCCTCGCCTGCATCGTCGGGCTGGTCCTGCAGTTCATCTGGGTGGACAGCATCCTCGTGTTCGCAGGCCCCGACGGTGGTCTCGGCTTCCCCTGA
- a CDS encoding LpqB family beta-propeller domain-containing protein → MRRRAAAALGAAALTLVSACGGGLSTESAIQPGLEVGSVQENEIRVEANPIRPGASPQEVVEGFIRAAAASDDQFQVARSYLTPDAAAGWRPDTSVVVFGNESVLDISEADGGDVRAKATATARVDGTGRYQELPANSTVEVDFQVVQREGEWRITKLPENFGTWLSNSDFLRLYDPFRIYFLSASQRRLVPDVRWLPLGTGLATRLARSLLSGAPEYLRGAVRSDVPAGTRLAVDAVTIDSGTATVDLTATRLAADPGQRQNLGAQFLATVSQAPGVDRVALQLEGADLRVPGVEGALDSLSTLGFGTPSEPEVKPLLRIGTTLVPVRPEEVGDPGGRPAPPQAAALPTLQPGWAYPALSRTGSEVAAVGGDRAQLARWRGKTQVQVLTFGSQLTRPTYDTQDILWVAGRDGDLTRVWVVNTAADPADAAKSGPRALSAPWLEGRRVVSLRVSPDGQRLAVVSTTEAGKGPRLDVTGVVRQTGGVPASLAPPLSLAPTLTLMRDVVWVDDATLVVLGRRNSTQVLRPWTVPLGGQITAGPEISGARTITTINGERGLVVTTDDRQVLLRAGSRWQRVGEGTDLLVAAR, encoded by the coding sequence ATGAGGCGCCGGGCTGCCGCGGCGCTCGGCGCCGCGGCGCTGACCCTGGTGTCGGCGTGCGGCGGTGGGCTGTCGACGGAGTCGGCCATCCAGCCCGGTCTCGAGGTGGGATCGGTGCAGGAGAACGAGATCCGCGTCGAGGCCAACCCGATCCGCCCCGGGGCGTCGCCCCAGGAGGTCGTGGAGGGATTCATCCGGGCGGCAGCGGCCAGCGACGACCAGTTCCAGGTCGCCCGTTCCTACCTCACGCCTGACGCGGCGGCGGGGTGGCGGCCCGACACCTCCGTGGTGGTCTTCGGCAACGAATCCGTCCTCGACATCAGTGAGGCGGACGGAGGCGACGTCCGGGCCAAGGCCACCGCCACGGCTCGCGTCGACGGCACCGGCCGGTACCAAGAGCTGCCGGCCAACAGCACCGTCGAGGTGGACTTCCAAGTGGTCCAGCGCGAGGGGGAGTGGCGCATCACCAAGCTCCCGGAGAACTTCGGGACGTGGCTGAGCAACTCCGACTTCCTGCGCCTCTACGACCCGTTCCGCATCTACTTCCTCTCCGCGAGCCAGCGTCGGCTCGTGCCCGACGTCCGCTGGCTGCCGCTCGGCACCGGCCTCGCGACGCGGCTGGCGCGCTCGCTGCTGTCGGGGGCACCGGAGTACCTCCGTGGTGCCGTCCGCAGCGACGTCCCCGCCGGCACCCGGCTGGCCGTCGACGCCGTCACCATCGACTCCGGCACGGCCACCGTCGACCTCACCGCGACGAGGTTGGCCGCGGACCCCGGCCAGCGCCAGAACCTCGGAGCACAGTTCCTCGCGACCGTCAGCCAGGCGCCCGGCGTGGACCGTGTCGCGCTGCAGCTCGAGGGCGCCGACCTGCGGGTGCCCGGGGTCGAGGGAGCGCTGGACTCGCTGTCCACCCTCGGGTTCGGCACCCCGAGCGAGCCCGAGGTCAAGCCGCTCCTGCGGATCGGCACGACCCTTGTGCCGGTGCGTCCGGAGGAGGTCGGCGACCCCGGCGGCCGACCGGCTCCGCCCCAGGCGGCAGCGCTGCCGACGCTTCAGCCGGGGTGGGCGTACCCCGCGCTGTCGCGCACCGGGAGCGAGGTCGCGGCAGTGGGTGGCGACCGGGCCCAGCTGGCACGGTGGCGGGGCAAGACCCAGGTGCAGGTGCTGACCTTCGGCTCCCAGCTGACGCGCCCGACCTACGACACGCAGGACATCCTCTGGGTCGCCGGACGGGACGGCGACCTCACCCGGGTGTGGGTGGTGAACACAGCCGCGGACCCGGCGGATGCGGCGAAGTCGGGACCGCGGGCGTTGTCGGCGCCGTGGTTGGAAGGTCGTCGGGTCGTCAGTCTCCGGGTGTCGCCGGACGGCCAGCGACTGGCCGTCGTGAGCACCACCGAGGCGGGCAAGGGGCCGCGTCTCGACGTGACGGGCGTGGTCCGTCAGACCGGGGGCGTTCCGGCGTCCCTGGCGCCGCCGCTCAGCCTGGCCCCGACCCTGACGCTGATGCGTGACGTCGTCTGGGTCGACGACGCGACGCTCGTCGTGCTGGGCCGGCGCAACTCCACGCAGGTGCTCCGTCCGTGGACGGTGCCGCTCGGTGGCCAGATCACCGCCGGACCGGAGATCTCGGGGGCACGGACCATCACGACGATCAACGGTGAGCGCGGCCTCGTCGTCACGACCGACGACCGCCAGGTGCTGCTGCGGGCCGGCAGCCGCTGGCAGCGCGTGGGTGAGGGCACCGACCTCCTCGTCGCTGCTCGCTGA
- the mtrB gene encoding MtrAB system histidine kinase MtrB, with protein sequence MSDPADRGPDRTPPPRPSDRRAVHVRSLRPLAVHVRRWAGMALRWVVHAWRRSLQFRVVSTTMLLGLLVVLGLGSYLYSSISDGLEQDRIRSAQLETSRLTEVVQKRFDDSDRTSSSDLDVLSQDVIGGAAALGGDNERYLVFARSLGNTSDATVQTVLSGRIGLSSIPDDLREAVRQDPSRQQVTLVGVNDPQTGQAVPAVLVGSQVQVPLAGNYDLYVVFPLQREQATLDLITRTFAIGGFALVALVGAIAYVVTRQVVSPVRRAAMVAERLSSGRLNERMRARGEDDLARLAKSFNEMADSLQTQIRQLEGLSRVQQRFVSDVSHELRTPLTTIRMAADLIHDSRRDFDPTVSRSAELLHNELDRFEELLADLLEISRFDAGAAALDVDLVDLRDTVARAVQSAQPLAERWGSTITVTAKGSCQAEMDPRRVERILRNLVVNAVEHGEGRPVEIAIEGNETAVAVAVRDHGVGLRPGEAALVFNRFWRADPARARTTGGTGLGLAISLEDARLHDGWLQAWGEPGQGSCFRLTLPRTYGEPIGEAPLSLRPDDVPTSQRRTAREASDTDAQNPSTGRSAPPRDTTLHTPATPGRPR encoded by the coding sequence ATGTCGGACCCGGCCGACCGCGGCCCCGACCGGACGCCGCCCCCGCGGCCCTCCGACCGCCGGGCGGTCCACGTGCGTTCGCTGCGTCCCCTCGCCGTCCACGTCCGACGTTGGGCCGGTATGGCGCTGCGCTGGGTCGTGCACGCGTGGCGGCGCTCGCTGCAGTTCCGCGTCGTCAGCACCACCATGCTGCTCGGCCTCCTCGTCGTCCTCGGGCTCGGGTCCTACCTCTACTCGTCCATCTCGGACGGCCTGGAGCAGGACCGCATCAGGTCGGCCCAGCTGGAGACCTCGCGACTGACCGAGGTGGTGCAGAAGCGCTTCGACGACAGCGACCGGACCAGCTCCAGCGACCTCGACGTGCTCTCCCAGGACGTCATCGGCGGTGCGGCCGCCCTCGGGGGTGACAACGAGCGCTACCTCGTCTTCGCCCGCAGCCTCGGCAACACGTCCGACGCCACCGTCCAGACCGTCCTCAGCGGGCGCATCGGCTTGTCGAGCATCCCCGACGACCTCAGAGAGGCGGTGCGGCAGGACCCCAGCCGCCAGCAGGTGACCCTCGTCGGCGTCAACGACCCGCAGACCGGGCAGGCCGTTCCCGCGGTCCTGGTCGGGTCCCAGGTGCAGGTGCCCCTCGCGGGCAACTACGACCTCTACGTCGTGTTCCCTCTCCAGCGCGAGCAGGCCACCCTGGACCTGATCACCCGCACCTTCGCGATCGGTGGGTTCGCGCTGGTCGCGCTCGTCGGGGCGATCGCCTACGTCGTCACCCGCCAGGTCGTCAGCCCGGTCCGACGGGCCGCCATGGTCGCCGAACGCCTCTCGTCGGGGCGGCTCAACGAGCGCATGCGTGCTCGCGGCGAGGACGACCTGGCCCGACTCGCCAAGTCCTTCAACGAGATGGCCGACAGCCTCCAGACCCAGATCCGCCAGCTCGAGGGCCTCTCGAGGGTGCAGCAGCGCTTCGTCTCCGACGTCTCGCACGAGCTGCGCACCCCGCTCACGACGATCCGGATGGCCGCCGACCTGATCCACGACTCGCGACGGGACTTCGACCCGACCGTCTCGCGGTCCGCCGAGCTGCTGCACAACGAGCTCGACCGGTTCGAGGAGCTGCTCGCCGACCTGCTCGAGATCAGCAGGTTCGACGCCGGTGCCGCTGCGCTCGACGTGGACCTGGTCGACCTTCGGGACACCGTGGCCCGCGCCGTGCAGTCCGCCCAGCCCCTGGCCGAACGCTGGGGGAGCACCATCACCGTCACAGCCAAGGGCTCGTGCCAGGCCGAGATGGATCCGCGCCGGGTCGAACGCATCCTGCGCAACCTCGTCGTCAACGCCGTGGAGCACGGTGAGGGTCGGCCGGTCGAGATCGCCATCGAGGGCAACGAGACCGCCGTCGCCGTCGCGGTCCGCGACCACGGCGTCGGCCTCCGCCCGGGCGAGGCGGCGCTGGTCTTCAACCGGTTCTGGCGGGCCGACCCGGCCAGGGCCCGGACCACTGGTGGGACCGGCCTGGGTCTGGCCATCTCCCTGGAAGACGCCCGTCTGCACGACGGCTGGTTGCAGGCCTGGGGCGAGCCGGGGCAGGGCTCCTGCTTCCGCCTGACCCTGCCGAGGACCTACGGCGAGCCGATCGGTGAGGCACCCCTGTCCCTGCGTCCCGACGACGTCCCCACGTCCCAGCGACGGACGGCGCGCGAGGCGAGCGACACCGATGCCCAGAACCCGTCCACGGGCCGGTCCGCGCCCCCACGGGACACCACGCTCCATACCCCCGCGACACCGGGGAGGCCCCGATGA
- the mtrA gene encoding MtrAB system response regulator MtrA gives MKGRVLIVDDDLALAEMLGIVLRNEGLDVSHVADGGNAVAAFRDSKPDLVLLDVMLPGLDGMEVCRRIRAESGVPIVMLTARTDTVDVVVGLESGADDYVVKPFKPQELIARVRARLRRGDEPEPESLEIGDLVIDVAGHSVKRANEPLSLTPLEFDLLVALARKPWQVFTREVLLEQVWGYRHAGDTRLVNVHVQRLRSKIEHDPEHPEIVVTVRGVGYKAGPS, from the coding sequence GTGAAGGGTCGCGTGCTCATCGTCGATGACGATCTGGCGCTGGCGGAGATGTTGGGCATCGTGCTGCGCAACGAGGGCCTGGACGTCTCGCACGTCGCCGACGGCGGCAACGCCGTCGCGGCCTTCCGCGACAGCAAGCCCGACCTCGTGCTGCTCGACGTCATGCTTCCCGGCCTGGACGGCATGGAGGTCTGCCGACGCATCCGCGCCGAGTCGGGCGTCCCGATCGTCATGCTCACCGCCCGCACCGACACCGTCGACGTCGTCGTCGGTCTCGAGTCCGGCGCCGACGACTACGTCGTCAAGCCGTTCAAGCCCCAGGAGCTCATCGCCCGCGTCCGTGCGCGGCTGCGCCGCGGCGACGAGCCCGAACCCGAGAGCCTCGAGATCGGTGACCTCGTCATCGACGTCGCCGGCCACTCGGTCAAGCGCGCCAACGAGCCGCTCTCGCTGACGCCGCTGGAATTCGACCTCCTCGTCGCCCTGGCCCGCAAGCCGTGGCAGGTCTTCACCCGTGAGGTGTTGCTGGAGCAGGTCTGGGGCTACCGCCACGCAGGCGACACCCGCTTGGTCAACGTCCACGTGCAGCGCCTGCGCTCCAAGATCGAGCACGACCCCGAGCACCCCGAGATCGTCGTCACCGTCCGAGGCGTCGGCTACAAGGCCGGTCCGAGCTGA
- a CDS encoding TadE family protein, with translation MNRSTTRRRQASESGASAVEFALIMPVLFLLVFGILDYGMLFFDSIGLRQGAREGARQAVVQKYGAGCSGAANAQIVCTVKGATDLTLGSAAVKVRAPDGWVQGKQLIVCVQSKERSLTGFVPFPANGIIRTRTVMSIEEASPTLTADIEETAPAGGNWSSTWC, from the coding sequence ATGAACAGGTCGACCACTCGACGTCGTCAGGCGTCGGAGTCAGGCGCCTCAGCCGTCGAGTTCGCCCTCATCATGCCGGTGCTCTTCCTGCTGGTCTTCGGCATCCTCGACTACGGGATGCTCTTCTTCGACTCGATCGGGCTGCGCCAGGGAGCCCGCGAGGGCGCACGCCAGGCCGTCGTCCAGAAGTACGGAGCAGGGTGCTCAGGAGCCGCCAACGCCCAGATCGTCTGCACCGTCAAGGGGGCGACAGACCTCACCCTCGGGTCCGCGGCCGTCAAGGTGCGAGCCCCCGACGGCTGGGTCCAGGGAAAGCAGCTCATCGTCTGCGTGCAGTCCAAGGAACGGAGCCTCACGGGCTTCGTTCCGTTCCCTGCCAACGGGATCATCCGCACACGGACGGTCATGTCGATCGAAGAAGCCTCTCCGACGCTGACTGCGGACATCGAGGAGACTGCCCCGGCCGGGGGGAACTGGAGCTCGACATGGTGCTGA
- a CDS encoding pilus assembly protein TadG-related protein codes for MVLTRGGIFLRARGDERGAVAVVVAGLMTVLILCAAIVMDIGNAKDVRRQSQNASDAAALAAANVLIPAEPATTCSSGPSAPPCFTAAVDAIKNYSRENFGVTSADWASCSITSAQRLTYTPAGESTCISFDNATSPKTVRVWLPTRTVRTFFGGITGRSTIPVGSQADAIIESRTKCTLCFLGSVDAQNADFDVTGGAIAVNGNVSAGPNSIWTSQANGVVGTVSGGQFNPAPTQIQPFSDPLATTLTLPINIASLPLKTDPCTEGPGRYASISLGNNDTCVLAAGFYAVTGTWQIGNNSLIDGTAGVTIYAPASNGYLNFKNGNVKINPSTTGTYAGYSIIYDRTNTQPISLQGNGVTGISGIVYAPSSPLDFNGNSCFGFSGGPVVVSGVQLANGNQSCVKILNPVDQTVARTPLHLTK; via the coding sequence ATGGTGCTGACCCGAGGAGGCATCTTCCTGCGTGCACGCGGCGACGAGCGGGGCGCAGTCGCTGTCGTCGTCGCCGGCCTGATGACCGTGCTCATCCTGTGTGCAGCGATCGTCATGGACATCGGCAACGCCAAGGATGTGCGCAGGCAGTCGCAGAACGCGTCCGACGCGGCGGCACTGGCCGCGGCGAACGTGTTGATCCCCGCGGAGCCCGCCACCACCTGCTCCTCGGGACCCAGCGCCCCACCGTGCTTCACCGCTGCGGTGGATGCCATCAAGAACTACAGCCGTGAGAACTTCGGTGTGACCTCCGCCGACTGGGCCAGCTGCTCCATCACCTCCGCGCAGAGACTCACCTACACCCCCGCAGGTGAGAGCACCTGCATCTCCTTCGACAACGCCACGTCCCCCAAGACGGTGCGCGTCTGGTTGCCGACCCGGACCGTCCGGACCTTCTTCGGTGGCATCACCGGTCGGTCGACCATCCCGGTGGGGAGCCAGGCGGACGCGATCATCGAGAGCCGCACCAAGTGCACCCTGTGCTTCCTCGGAAGCGTCGACGCCCAGAACGCCGACTTCGACGTCACCGGAGGGGCCATCGCGGTCAACGGCAACGTCAGCGCCGGGCCCAACAGCATCTGGACCTCACAGGCCAATGGAGTCGTCGGGACGGTCTCGGGCGGCCAGTTCAACCCCGCCCCGACCCAGATCCAGCCCTTCAGCGACCCCCTGGCAACCACGCTCACGCTGCCCATCAACATCGCGTCACTGCCCCTGAAGACCGACCCGTGCACGGAGGGGCCCGGTCGCTACGCGAGCATCTCCTTGGGGAACAACGACACCTGCGTGCTCGCTGCCGGCTTCTACGCCGTGACGGGAACGTGGCAGATCGGCAACAACTCGCTCATCGACGGGACCGCCGGGGTCACGATCTATGCCCCCGCCAGCAACGGCTACCTGAACTTCAAGAACGGCAACGTCAAGATCAACCCGTCCACGACCGGGACGTACGCGGGCTACTCGATCATCTACGACCGCACCAACACCCAGCCCATCTCGCTGCAGGGCAACGGCGTGACGGGCATCAGCGGAATCGTCTACGCACCCTCGTCGCCGCTCGACTTCAACGGCAACTCGTGCTTCGGATTCTCCGGCGGCCCCGTTGTGGTCTCGGGAGTCC